In Calditrichota bacterium, one DNA window encodes the following:
- a CDS encoding nucleotidyltransferase domain-containing protein, producing MSETVSIIGKRCATIDEIREQVYRIIKEFDPEKIILFGSYAYGNPTPESDVDLLVIKKTSQPTMELSSKIALLLDHTFPFDIIVITPEQINRRLQSGDFFIEDVLNNGKLLYERHNQGMD from the coding sequence ATGAGTGAAACAGTGTCCATTATTGGCAAACGCTGTGCAACTATCGATGAAATTCGAGAGCAGGTTTATCGAATCATAAAGGAATTTGATCCTGAAAAAATTATTTTATTTGGTTCATATGCCTATGGTAATCCCACACCCGAAAGTGATGTTGATTTACTGGTTATCAAAAAAACAAGCCAACCAACAATGGAATTGAGTTCGAAGATTGCCCTGTTATTGGATCACACGTTTCCTTTCGATATCATTGTGATTACACCCGAACAAATCAATAGGCGCTTACAGAGCGGTGATTTTTTTATTGAAGATGTCCTCAATAACGGGAAACTATTATATGAACGACATAACCAAGGAATGGATTGA
- a CDS encoding methylmalonyl-CoA mutase family protein, translating to MDDLDKIKKEKERWEQEMQKKSRDRKDKFVTTSSEPVAPLYTPDDMEGTDYLKDIGFPGEYPYTRGVHYNMYRGRLWTMRQFAGFGTPRDTNKRFHYLLKHGETGLSTAFDLPTLMGYDSDHPRSHGEVGVCGVAVDTLKDMEIIFDGIPLDKVSTSMTINSPASILLAFYIVVGEKQGVPSKQLRGTIQNDILKEYIAQKEYIFPPEPSMRIITDTMAFCKDEVPLWNTISISGYHIREAGSTAAQELAFTLADGFTYVEYGIKAGMNVDEFAPRLSFFFNSHLDFFEEIAKFRAARRIWARHMKEKYGAKDPRSWLLRFHTQTAGCSLTAQQPENNIVRTAYEALAGVLGGTQSLHTNSMDETLALPSEKAVKIALRTQQIIANEIGVANTIDPLAGSYFVESLTNKMEQQAEDYFRRIESLGGVIPAIEKGFFQKEIADAAFRYQEEIDKKERIIVGVNEYVEEDEKIDIPILKIDPEVEKEQVQNLKKVKETRDNEKVKSCLQKLRNAAREGDNLMPRFIDCARQYASLGEMIQVLREEFGEYREVSIF from the coding sequence ATGGATGATCTCGACAAGATAAAAAAAGAGAAAGAGCGGTGGGAGCAGGAGATGCAAAAAAAATCCCGTGACCGCAAAGATAAATTTGTGACCACTTCTTCCGAGCCGGTGGCGCCGCTTTACACGCCCGACGACATGGAAGGAACGGATTACCTGAAAGACATTGGGTTTCCCGGGGAGTATCCCTACACGCGGGGTGTCCACTACAACATGTACCGCGGACGCCTCTGGACCATGCGGCAATTTGCCGGTTTTGGCACCCCCCGCGATACCAATAAGCGGTTTCATTATCTGCTCAAACACGGGGAAACCGGGCTTTCCACGGCGTTTGATCTGCCGACCCTGATGGGATACGATTCCGACCACCCGAGAAGCCACGGCGAAGTGGGTGTTTGCGGTGTGGCTGTGGATACGCTCAAGGACATGGAAATCATCTTCGACGGGATTCCTCTGGACAAGGTGAGCACCTCCATGACCATTAATTCTCCAGCGTCCATTCTATTGGCTTTCTACATTGTGGTGGGTGAGAAGCAGGGCGTTCCGTCCAAACAACTGCGGGGAACCATTCAAAATGATATTCTGAAGGAATACATCGCTCAAAAGGAGTACATTTTTCCGCCGGAACCCTCCATGCGAATTATCACAGACACCATGGCCTTTTGTAAGGACGAAGTTCCCCTGTGGAACACGATTTCCATTAGCGGGTACCACATTCGAGAAGCCGGATCGACAGCGGCTCAGGAACTCGCCTTCACCCTGGCGGATGGCTTCACGTACGTAGAATACGGAATCAAGGCCGGAATGAATGTGGATGAGTTTGCGCCTCGTCTGTCGTTTTTCTTTAATTCCCACCTGGATTTCTTTGAAGAGATTGCCAAATTCCGGGCGGCCCGCCGAATCTGGGCGCGCCACATGAAGGAAAAATACGGAGCCAAAGATCCCCGATCCTGGCTGCTTCGTTTTCACACCCAGACCGCCGGATGCTCACTAACGGCTCAACAGCCGGAGAACAACATCGTACGCACGGCCTACGAAGCCCTGGCGGGAGTTCTTGGCGGAACCCAGTCGCTGCATACGAATTCGATGGATGAAACACTGGCGCTGCCCTCGGAAAAGGCCGTTAAAATTGCCCTGCGGACCCAGCAAATTATCGCCAATGAAATTGGGGTGGCCAATACCATCGATCCGCTGGCCGGATCCTATTTTGTGGAGTCGTTAACCAACAAAATGGAACAACAGGCAGAGGACTACTTCCGGCGAATTGAGAGTCTGGGCGGAGTGATTCCGGCCATAGAAAAGGGGTTCTTTCAAAAAGAAATTGCGGATGCGGCTTTTCGCTATCAGGAAGAAATCGATAAAAAAGAGCGCATTATTGTGGGCGTGAACGAGTACGTGGAAGAAGACGAAAAAATTGACATTCCCATTTTGAAAATCGACCCCGAAGTGGAAAAGGAACAGGTTCAAAATCTAAAAAAAGTGAAAGAGACCCGTGACAATGAAAAGGTAAAATCCTGTTTGCAGAAATTGCGAAACGCCGCGCGGGAGGGCGACAATCTCATGCCCCGTTTTATCGATTGTGCCCGGCAGTACGCCAGCCTCGGCGAAATGATTCAGGTGCTGCGGGAAGAATTTGGAGAGTACCGGGAGGTTTCGATATTCTAA
- a CDS encoding HEPN domain-containing protein yields MNDITKEWIEKAEGDYYSALREFRARKHPNYDSAGFHAQQCIEKDLKAILQEKSVRFQKVHDLLALMKLALPFVPDMDFYSNMFALLNPFAIAFRYPGQSATREEAKMAINAMKTLHQYLKSVLYQIEEK; encoded by the coding sequence ATGAACGACATAACCAAGGAATGGATTGAAAAGGCAGAGGGTGATTACTATAGTGCTTTGCGAGAGTTCAGGGCACGAAAACATCCGAATTACGATTCCGCCGGATTTCATGCCCAACAATGTATTGAGAAAGATTTAAAAGCAATTCTCCAAGAAAAAAGTGTTCGTTTTCAAAAAGTTCATGATTTGCTTGCTTTAATGAAACTTGCGTTGCCTTTTGTACCTGATATGGATTTTTATAGCAATATGTTTGCTTTGCTCAATCCTTTTGCTATTGCTTTTCGATATCCTGGGCAGTCGGCCACTCGAGAAGAAGCGAAAATGGCCATCAACGCCATGAAAACATTACACCAATACTTAAAGAGTGTTTTATATCAAATCGAAGAAAAATGA
- a CDS encoding zinc ribbon domain-containing protein, whose protein sequence is MEIGKDEKECPGCAMPVPKDAEVCPYCGYEFPEQKSSLKWVAIAMAVLFAYPLIRLFMRLLGL, encoded by the coding sequence ATGGAAATCGGAAAAGATGAAAAGGAATGTCCCGGCTGTGCGATGCCCGTTCCGAAAGATGCCGAGGTGTGTCCCTATTGCGGGTACGAGTTCCCGGAACAAAAATCGTCCCTCAAATGGGTTGCCATTGCGATGGCCGTTCTTTTTGCCTATCCGTTGATTCGTCTGTTCATGCGCCTGCTGGGACTTTAG
- a CDS encoding acyl-CoA carboxylase subunit beta produces MSIEDKIKRLREKKAEALLGGGQKRIDAQHQKGKLTARERVQLLLDEGSFEEVDMLVRHRSTEFGLDKQRFLGDGVVTGYGTIDGRLVFVFSQDFTVLGGSLSEAHGQKICKIMDMAMKMGAPVIGLNDSGGARIQEGVVSLGAYADIFLRNTLASGVIPQISLILGPCAGGAVYSPAITDFIIMVKKTSHMFVTGPNVVKTVTHEAVSFEELGGAMTHATKSGVAHLVAESEAEAIMATRRLLSFIPQNNLEDPPVIDTGDDPNRRDKELNTIVPDNPNKPYDVKEIFTHVFDNGEFFEIHENYAPNIVVGFARLGGRSVGIVANQPAYLAGVLDIDSSIKAARFVRFCDAFNIPIITFEDVPGFLPGTDQEWRGIIKNGAKLLYAYSEATVPKITVIVRKAYGGAYDVMSSKHIRGDVNYAWPTAEIAVMGPKGAVEIIFRKEIKQAENPEEALKKLEEQYRERLANPYVAAERGYVDDVIEPSETRPKLIRALEMTQNKVDHNPKKKHGNIPL; encoded by the coding sequence ATGAGCATTGAAGACAAGATAAAGCGTCTGCGTGAAAAAAAGGCAGAGGCTCTTCTGGGGGGCGGACAGAAACGGATTGATGCCCAGCACCAAAAAGGAAAATTAACGGCGCGGGAGCGTGTGCAGCTCCTCCTGGACGAAGGCAGTTTTGAGGAAGTCGATATGCTGGTACGCCACCGCTCCACGGAGTTCGGACTGGATAAACAGCGCTTCCTCGGAGACGGCGTGGTAACCGGCTACGGAACGATTGACGGACGGCTGGTATTTGTCTTTTCACAGGATTTTACCGTGCTGGGCGGCTCGCTTTCGGAAGCTCATGGTCAGAAAATCTGCAAAATTATGGATATGGCGATGAAAATGGGGGCACCCGTCATCGGCCTCAACGATTCCGGTGGAGCCCGTATTCAGGAGGGAGTGGTGAGTTTAGGGGCGTATGCGGATATCTTTTTGCGCAATACACTGGCTTCCGGCGTTATTCCTCAAATCTCCCTGATTCTCGGTCCCTGTGCGGGTGGGGCCGTCTATTCCCCGGCCATTACGGATTTTATCATCATGGTCAAAAAAACCAGCCACATGTTTGTGACGGGTCCGAATGTGGTTAAAACCGTAACCCACGAGGCGGTCAGTTTTGAGGAATTGGGCGGTGCCATGACCCATGCAACCAAGAGCGGTGTGGCGCATCTCGTGGCCGAAAGCGAAGCGGAAGCCATCATGGCCACGCGCCGGCTGCTAAGTTTTATTCCCCAAAATAATCTGGAAGACCCTCCGGTTATCGACACCGGGGATGATCCCAATCGAAGGGACAAGGAGCTCAACACCATTGTTCCTGACAATCCCAACAAGCCGTACGATGTGAAGGAAATTTTTACACACGTGTTCGACAATGGGGAGTTTTTTGAGATTCATGAAAATTATGCGCCGAATATTGTGGTCGGTTTTGCGCGGCTGGGCGGTCGCTCCGTGGGGATTGTGGCCAATCAACCGGCGTATCTGGCCGGTGTTCTGGATATCGACTCGTCCATTAAAGCGGCGCGCTTTGTGCGCTTTTGCGATGCCTTCAACATCCCCATTATTACGTTTGAAGATGTGCCGGGCTTTCTGCCGGGAACCGATCAGGAATGGCGGGGTATTATTAAAAACGGAGCCAAGCTCTTGTATGCCTACAGCGAAGCCACCGTCCCCAAAATTACCGTGATTGTGCGGAAGGCGTACGGAGGCGCTTACGACGTGATGAGTTCAAAGCATATTCGCGGAGATGTGAACTACGCTTGGCCAACCGCCGAAATTGCCGTTATGGGACCGAAGGGAGCGGTGGAAATTATCTTCCGAAAGGAGATTAAACAGGCCGAGAATCCTGAGGAAGCCCTGAAAAAGTTAGAAGAGCAGTACCGCGAGCGACTGGCTAATCCGTACGTGGCAGCCGAGCGGGGGTATGTGGACGATGTGATCGAGCCTTCGGAAACACGGCCAAAATTGATTCGGGCACTTGAAATGACCCAAAATAAGGTCGATCACAATCCCAAAAAGAAACATGGGAATATTCCGTTGTAG
- a CDS encoding cobalamin B12-binding domain-containing protein, protein MQDRKIRVLIAKPGLDGHDRGAKVIAASLRDAGMEVIYAGLRQTPEMIVEAALQEDVDVIGLSILSGAHMTIFPRVLELMREKGLDDVLLTGGGIISDEDIQKLEAMGTGKLFGPGTNTNEIVAYIKDWYKKNRLSKENEEAHS, encoded by the coding sequence ATGCAAGATCGAAAGATTCGTGTGCTCATTGCCAAGCCCGGTTTGGACGGTCACGATCGGGGGGCCAAGGTTATCGCAGCCTCGCTTCGGGATGCCGGAATGGAGGTCATTTATGCCGGTCTGCGCCAGACGCCGGAAATGATTGTGGAAGCGGCCCTGCAGGAGGATGTGGATGTGATTGGCCTGAGCATCCTGTCCGGCGCGCATATGACCATTTTCCCCCGGGTACTGGAGCTTATGCGGGAAAAGGGGTTGGACGATGTGCTGCTGACCGGGGGAGGCATTATTTCGGATGAAGACATTCAAAAGTTGGAGGCCATGGGGACGGGCAAACTGTTTGGCCCCGGTACCAATACCAATGAAATTGTAGCCTACATCAAGGACTGGTATAAAAAGAATCGACTAAGCAAGGAAAATGAAGAGGCCCATTCATGA